A region of the Sphingobium yanoikuyae genome:
AGCAGTTCGATTTCAGCCCAGTCGGTCGGGTGCAGGACATGACCGTCAGCCGAATATTCGGCCAGCTCGACCTGGAGCAACGCCAGGCGCAGCACATCGATTTTGGTCGCGTCCGCCAAGGTGATCGGCGCAACATAGTCGGCCGCCTGGGGCTTCGCGCCTAGCAAGTTCTGGCCGGTGCCGTTGCCTTTCAGCAGCTGAGTGTCCTCGACCAGTGCAAGGCCGTAACGCAGGCGATAGTCGATCATGGAGCGCAGGGCCGGCGCGTCCGCCAGAATTTCCGCGGAAGCGAGCATCCAGTGCGCGATTTTGCGCACGGGCGCCTGCTTCAGGTCGAATTTTAGCGAGGACTCCGGCTTGGCGGTCGTTTCCGCCGTCATCCCTGCGGCGTTGGTGAAGCCGGTTTCCTGGACATATTCGACCGAGCTGGACGAGGTCTGGCCAGGAGCGACAAGCCCGCGGATGGTCAGCTTCTTGTCGGGCATCATCATCAGCGGCGACTGGACGCGCTCGGAGCGGACAAGATCGCCCGCTGCGCCATCGGTGTCGGTGGTGACCGACGTGATCGCCTTGACCTCGATGGCGACATTCTTGCCCGGCTGCGCGCCGTTCGGGAACGCCTGCTTATATTCGTCGCTGCCGACGAACTGCTCGCCGGGCGAGGGCTGGCGATCGTTGCTATTCCCGCGACGGTCGGCCTTCTGCTCCATTTCCGTTACAGCGGCCTTGAGTTCGGCGATCGACGTGAGCGCTTCGTCGGCGCGCTCCTTCAGGCTGGTGGTCAGCTGCTCGCCAGCCTTCGCCTTGCCAAGCGCTTCCTCGGCAATGGCCTTGACGTCGCTGGTCGCCTTCTCGAAAGCGGCCTTCGTTTCGGCCGCCAGCTGGGCCATCGTCTTGCCTTCGGGGTGACCGTTGGGATCGCGCAGCAAGCGGCCCATGCGGCGTTCGTTCGCGGTGAGCACGCCAATGAGCGCGACACCGATCATCCCGCGAGCAGCGCCCGCGAAAAGCGTCTTCTTCATGATTTTACCTTTCGGAAGGGGCTCAGTCTTCGCCCGTGAGATCTTCGATCGGCGCGCTGCGCATTGCTGCCCAGAATGCCGCCATGGGGTCCGCCGTGCCGTCAGGATCCCCCTGACCCTTCTTGAGGTGGATGCGCACGGCGCGCTCCGCCTCCGAGTTGGTGAGATCGAAGCCCTTCTTGAGCAACGTCTCCCATTCACGCTCGGTGAGCCGGTCCCCGGCCGCCAGGCGTCCCCGCAAA
Encoded here:
- a CDS encoding phage major capsid protein; translation: MKKTLFAGAARGMIGVALIGVLTANERRMGRLLRDPNGHPEGKTMAQLAAETKAAFEKATSDVKAIAEEALGKAKAGEQLTTSLKERADEALTSIAELKAAVTEMEQKADRRGNSNDRQPSPGEQFVGSDEYKQAFPNGAQPGKNVAIEVKAITSVTTDTDGAAGDLVRSERVQSPLMMMPDKKLTIRGLVAPGQTSSSSVEYVQETGFTNAAGMTAETTAKPESSLKFDLKQAPVRKIAHWMLASAEILADAPALRSMIDYRLRYGLALVEDTQLLKGNGTGQNLLGAKPQAADYVAPITLADATKIDVLRLALLQVELAEYSADGHVLHPTDWAEIELLKDTLGRYIIGNPQGGLAPTLWGRPVVTTVAQTLGEFTVGAWARAAQLFDRMQSQVLVSTEDSDNFRKNMVTLLAEERLAFTVYRPEAFVDGAFPTGA